From a single Nissabacter sp. SGAir0207 genomic region:
- the msrP gene encoding protein-methionine-sulfoxide reductase catalytic subunit MsrP, with product MSKSRKLTEADVTPEQVFMMGRRRVMQALGISAATLALPSAARADLLSWLKGSEPAKAPAGKPLTFTKPPAYQPDWPLTPEDKVTGYNNFYEFGLDKADPAANAGTLPTADWKIRIEGEVAKPMTLGMDDLLKRFPLEQRIYRMRCVEAWSMVVPWVGFELGKLIKLAEPTSNARYVAFQTLYDPEHMPGQRDRFVGGGLDYPYVEGLRLDEAMHPLALMTVGVYGKELPPQNGAPIRLITPWKYGFKGIKSIVTLRLTKEQPPTTWNLSAPNEYGFYANVNPHVDHPRWSQATERVIGSGGILDVKRQPTLLFNGYGDQVASLYRGMDLRENF from the coding sequence CGCTGGCCCTGCCCTCCGCCGCCCGCGCCGATCTGCTCTCCTGGCTGAAGGGCAGCGAGCCAGCCAAGGCACCGGCCGGCAAGCCCCTCACCTTTACCAAGCCGCCCGCCTACCAGCCGGACTGGCCGCTGACGCCAGAGGACAAGGTCACCGGCTACAACAACTTCTATGAGTTTGGCCTCGACAAGGCTGATCCGGCCGCCAATGCGGGCACGCTGCCCACCGCTGATTGGAAGATCCGCATCGAGGGCGAGGTGGCGAAACCCATGACCCTCGGCATGGATGACCTGCTCAAGCGCTTCCCGCTCGAGCAGCGCATCTACCGTATGCGCTGCGTTGAGGCATGGTCGATGGTGGTGCCGTGGGTCGGCTTCGAGCTGGGCAAGCTGATCAAGCTGGCGGAGCCGACCAGCAACGCGCGCTACGTCGCCTTCCAGACGCTCTATGACCCGGAGCACATGCCCGGCCAGCGCGATCGCTTTGTCGGCGGCGGCCTCGACTACCCCTACGTCGAGGGGCTGCGGCTGGATGAGGCGATGCACCCGCTGGCGCTGATGACGGTCGGCGTCTACGGCAAGGAGCTGCCGCCGCAGAACGGCGCGCCGATCCGGCTGATTACGCCGTGGAAGTATGGCTTCAAGGGCATCAAGTCGATTGTCACCCTGCGCCTGACCAAGGAGCAGCCGCCCACCACCTGGAACCTCTCCGCCCCCAATGAGTATGGCTTTTACGCCAACGTCAACCCGCACGTTGACCACCCGCGCTGGTCGCAGGCCACCGAGCGCGTGATTGGTTCGGGCGGCATTCTGGACGTGAAGCGCCAGCCCACCCTGCTGTTCAATGGCTACGGCGATCAGGTGGCCTCGCTCTACCGCGGCATGGATTTGAGGGAGAATTTCTAA
- the msrQ gene encoding protein-methionine-sulfoxide reductase heme-binding subunit MsrQ has protein sequence MKRLSLKQVTGLKVLLHLAAFLPLVWLVWSVSQGGFSADPAKDIQHFTGRMALKLLLATLLVAPLARYGKQPLLIRTRRLLGLWCFAWASLHLLSYTFLELGINNLRLLASELVSRPYLTLGVISWLTLLALAVTSTMGSQRRLGKNWQRLHNAIYLVAILAPIHYLWSVKTVSPQPVIYALIAAILLAFRYKKVRQWWR, from the coding sequence GTGAAGCGACTGAGCCTGAAACAGGTCACCGGCCTGAAGGTGCTGCTCCACCTCGCCGCGTTCCTGCCGCTGGTGTGGCTGGTCTGGTCGGTGAGTCAGGGCGGGTTTAGCGCCGATCCGGCGAAAGATATCCAGCACTTTACCGGCCGGATGGCGCTGAAGCTGCTGCTGGCGACCCTGTTGGTTGCGCCGCTGGCACGCTATGGCAAGCAGCCGCTGCTGATCCGCACCCGCCGCCTGCTGGGGCTGTGGTGCTTTGCCTGGGCCAGCTTGCATCTGCTGAGCTACACCTTTTTGGAGCTGGGGATCAACAACCTGCGCCTGCTGGCCTCTGAGCTGGTATCGCGCCCCTACCTGACGCTTGGCGTGATAAGCTGGCTGACGCTGCTGGCGCTGGCCGTCACCTCGACGATGGGATCGCAGCGCCGACTCGGAAAAAATTGGCAGCGGCTGCACAACGCCATCTATTTGGTGGCAATCCTTGCGCCGATCCACTATCTCTGGTCGGTGAAGACCGTGTCGCCCCAACCGGTGATTTATGCGCTGATTGCGGCGATCCTGCTGGCATTCCGCTATAAAAAGGTGCGCCAGTGGTGGCGATAA
- the aroQ gene encoding type II 3-dehydroquinate dehydratase, which translates to MADNFHILLLNGPNLNLLGSREPEKYGHTTLPEIVSRLESQADELGMTLSHLQSNAEHALIDRIHQARGNTDFILINPAAFTHTSVALRDALLAVAIPFIEIHLSNVHAREPFRHHSYLSDIAVGVICGLGADGYTFALQAAARRLSKSN; encoded by the coding sequence ATGGCAGACAACTTCCACATCTTGCTTCTGAACGGCCCCAACCTGAACCTGCTGGGTTCACGTGAGCCGGAGAAGTATGGGCACACCACGTTGCCGGAAATTGTCAGTCGTTTGGAGAGCCAGGCCGATGAACTGGGCATGACGCTGAGTCACCTGCAATCCAATGCGGAACATGCCCTGATTGATCGCATCCATCAGGCCCGCGGCAACACGGATTTCATCCTGATTAACCCGGCGGCCTTCACGCACACCAGCGTGGCGCTGCGCGATGCCCTGTTGGCGGTGGCGATCCCGTTTATCGAGATCCACCTCTCCAACGTTCATGCGCGCGAGCCGTTCCGCCACCACTCCTATCTTTCTGATATTGCTGTCGGCGTCATTTGTGGTTTAGGGGCTGATGGTTATACCTTTGCATTACAGGCAGCGGCACGCCGCTTGTCAAAATCCAATTAA
- the accB gene encoding acetyl-CoA carboxylase biotin carboxyl carrier protein, giving the protein MDIRKIKKLIELVEESGIAELEISEGEESVRISRAPAAQNFPMMQQAYAMPMPQPAPAAVAPAAVAPADAAPAAPAAISGHIVRSPMVGTFYRTPSPDAKPFVEVGQKVNAGDTLCIVEAMKMMNQIEADKSGVVKAILLESGQPVEFDEPLVVIE; this is encoded by the coding sequence ATGGATATTCGTAAAATCAAGAAACTGATCGAACTGGTTGAAGAGTCCGGCATCGCTGAACTGGAAATTTCTGAAGGTGAAGAATCAGTTCGTATCAGTCGTGCCCCGGCCGCGCAGAACTTCCCGATGATGCAACAGGCTTACGCCATGCCGATGCCGCAACCGGCCCCGGCTGCTGTTGCACCGGCTGCCGTTGCCCCGGCAGACGCCGCACCGGCCGCGCCAGCTGCCATCAGCGGCCACATCGTGCGCTCGCCGATGGTTGGCACCTTCTACCGCACGCCTAGCCCGGACGCCAAGCCGTTCGTGGAAGTGGGCCAGAAAGTCAACGCGGGCGATACCCTGTGTATCGTTGAAGCCATGAAGATGATGAACCAGATCGAAGCTGACAAATCCGGCGTGGTGAAAGCCATCCTGCTCGAAAGCGGCCAACCGGTTGAATTTGACGAGCCGCTGGTCGTCATCGAATAA
- the accC gene encoding acetyl-CoA carboxylase biotin carboxylase subunit produces MVDKIVIANRGEIALRILRACKELGIKTVAVHSTADRDLKHVLLADETVCIGPAPSVKSYLNIPAIIAAAEITGAVAIHPGYGFLSENADFAEQVERSGFIFIGPRAETIRLMGDKVSAINAMKKAGVPCVPGSDGPLGDDMEKNRAFAKRIGYPVIIKASGGGGGRGMRVVRSDKDLEQSISMTRAEAKAAFNNDMVYMEKYLENPRHIEIQVLADGQGNAIYLAERDCSMQRRHQKVVEEAPAPGITSEMRRYIGDRCAKACIDINYRGAGTFEFLYENGEFYFIEMNTRIQVEHPVTEMITGVDLIKEQLRIAAGQPLSITQDEVRIQGHAVECRINAEDPNTFLPSPGKITRFHAPGGFGVRWESHIYAGYTVPPYYDSMIGKLITYGENRDVAIARMRNALAELIIDGIKTNVDLQQRIMADENFQHGGTNIHYLEKKLGLQEK; encoded by the coding sequence ATGGTAGATAAAATTGTCATCGCCAACCGTGGTGAGATCGCCCTGCGCATTCTGCGTGCCTGCAAAGAGCTGGGCATCAAGACCGTAGCGGTACACTCCACCGCGGATCGCGACCTGAAACACGTTTTGCTGGCAGACGAAACCGTCTGCATCGGCCCTGCGCCGTCCGTAAAAAGCTATCTGAACATCCCGGCTATCATCGCGGCCGCTGAGATCACCGGCGCGGTGGCTATCCACCCAGGTTACGGCTTCCTCTCCGAGAACGCCGACTTTGCCGAGCAGGTTGAGCGCTCCGGCTTTATCTTCATCGGCCCGCGCGCCGAGACCATCCGCCTGATGGGCGACAAGGTTTCCGCCATCAACGCGATGAAGAAAGCTGGCGTTCCGTGCGTACCTGGCTCCGACGGCCCGCTGGGCGATGACATGGAGAAGAACCGCGCGTTCGCGAAACGCATCGGTTATCCGGTCATCATCAAAGCCTCCGGCGGCGGCGGCGGTCGTGGTATGCGCGTGGTGCGCAGCGACAAAGACCTCGAGCAGTCCATCTCCATGACCCGTGCGGAAGCCAAAGCGGCTTTCAACAACGACATGGTGTACATGGAGAAGTACCTGGAGAACCCGCGCCACATCGAGATCCAGGTGTTGGCGGACGGTCAGGGCAACGCCATCTATCTGGCCGAGCGTGACTGCTCCATGCAGCGTCGCCACCAGAAAGTGGTTGAAGAGGCGCCAGCGCCGGGCATCACCAGCGAAATGCGCCGTTACATCGGCGACCGCTGCGCGAAAGCCTGTATCGACATCAACTACCGCGGCGCGGGCACCTTCGAGTTCCTGTATGAGAACGGCGAGTTCTATTTCATCGAAATGAACACCCGTATCCAGGTGGAGCACCCGGTGACCGAGATGATCACTGGCGTTGACCTGATCAAAGAGCAGCTGCGCATCGCAGCCGGCCAACCGCTCTCCATCACGCAGGACGAAGTGCGCATCCAGGGCCATGCGGTCGAGTGCCGTATCAACGCCGAGGATCCGAACACCTTCCTGCCAAGCCCTGGCAAGATCACCCGTTTCCACGCGCCGGGCGGTTTTGGCGTGCGTTGGGAGTCCCATATCTACGCGGGCTACACTGTGCCCCCGTACTATGACTCCATGATTGGCAAGCTGATCACCTACGGTGAGAACCGTGACGTGGCAATTGCCCGTATGCGCAATGCGCTGGCGGAGCTGATCATCGACGGCATCAAAACCAACGTTGATCTCCAGCAGCGCATTATGGCTGACGAAAACTTCCAGCATGGTGGCACCAACATCCACTATCTGGAGAAGAAACTCGGCCTGCAGGAGAAGTAA
- a CDS encoding YhdT family protein, producing MDTRFIQAHREARWAFGLSLAYLLAWLLAAYLPSDAQGVTGLPHWFELACLLVPLGFVLLCWLMVRVVFRDIPLEDHDHAN from the coding sequence ATGGATACGCGATTTATACAGGCGCATCGGGAAGCGCGCTGGGCGTTCGGCCTGTCGCTGGCCTATCTGCTGGCCTGGCTGCTGGCGGCCTACCTGCCAAGCGATGCCCAGGGCGTGACCGGGCTGCCGCACTGGTTTGAACTGGCCTGCCTGCTGGTGCCGCTGGGGTTTGTCCTGCTCTGCTGGCTGATGGTGCGGGTGGTGTTCCGCGACATCCCGCTTGAGGATCATGACCATGCAAACTGA
- the panF gene encoding sodium/pantothenate symporter: MQTDVLLPLLGYLLLVFGLSVYAYRRRQKGNFLNEYFIGNRSMGGFVLAMTLTATYISASSFIGGPGAAYKYGLGWVLLAMIQLPAVWLSLGVLGKKFAILARRYNAVTLNDMLYARYQSRLLVWLASFSLLVAFLGAMTVQFIGGARLLETAAGIPYDTGLLIFGVSIALYTAFGGFRASVLNDAMQGLVMLLGTVLLLLGVIHAAGGLHAAVTTLQQIDPKLVSPRGGEDILSLPFMASFWILVCFGVIGLPHTAVRCISYRDSKAVHRGIVLGTLVMAVLMLGMHLAGALGRAVLPDLKIPDQVIPTLMIAVLPPFAAGIFLAAPMAAIMSTINAQLLQSSATIVKDLYLYARPAALANERRLTRLTSLATLVLGLLVLLAAWRPPEMIIWLNLLAFGGLEAVFLWPLVLGLYWQRANATGALSSMITGAASYTLLASIDLHIAGLHPIVPSLLLSLLAFYIGNRFGEAPARPHPATGPQP, from the coding sequence ATGCAAACTGATGTGTTGCTGCCGCTGCTCGGCTACCTGCTGCTGGTGTTTGGCCTATCGGTCTATGCCTACCGCCGCCGCCAGAAGGGCAACTTCCTGAATGAGTACTTCATCGGCAACCGCTCGATGGGCGGCTTTGTGCTGGCGATGACCCTGACCGCCACCTACATCAGCGCCAGCTCCTTTATCGGCGGCCCCGGCGCGGCCTATAAATATGGCCTCGGCTGGGTGCTGCTGGCGATGATCCAGCTACCGGCGGTGTGGCTGTCGCTGGGGGTGCTCGGCAAGAAGTTCGCCATTTTGGCGCGGCGCTACAACGCCGTCACGCTCAACGACATGCTCTACGCCCGCTACCAGAGCCGGCTGCTGGTATGGCTGGCGAGCTTCAGCCTGCTGGTGGCCTTTCTGGGCGCGATGACGGTGCAGTTCATCGGCGGCGCGCGGCTGCTGGAGACGGCGGCTGGCATCCCCTATGACACCGGCCTGCTGATCTTTGGCGTCAGCATCGCGCTCTACACCGCCTTCGGCGGCTTCCGCGCCAGCGTATTGAATGACGCGATGCAGGGGCTGGTGATGCTGCTTGGCACCGTGCTGCTGCTGCTGGGGGTGATCCACGCCGCCGGTGGCCTGCATGCGGCGGTCACTACGCTTCAGCAGATTGACCCGAAACTGGTTTCACCGCGCGGCGGGGAGGATATCCTGAGCCTGCCATTCATGGCCTCGTTCTGGATTCTGGTCTGTTTCGGCGTGATTGGCCTGCCGCACACCGCCGTGCGCTGCATCTCCTACCGTGACAGCAAGGCAGTGCACCGTGGCATCGTGCTGGGCACCCTCGTGATGGCGGTGCTGATGCTGGGGATGCATCTGGCCGGGGCGCTGGGCCGGGCGGTGCTGCCCGATTTGAAGATCCCTGATCAAGTGATCCCGACGCTGATGATCGCCGTGCTGCCGCCCTTCGCCGCCGGGATCTTTCTGGCCGCGCCGATGGCGGCGATCATGTCGACCATCAATGCGCAGCTGCTGCAATCCTCCGCGACGATCGTGAAGGATCTCTACCTCTATGCCCGCCCGGCGGCGCTGGCGAATGAGCGCCGCCTGACGCGCCTCACCAGCCTGGCGACGCTGGTGCTGGGGCTGCTGGTGCTGCTGGCGGCCTGGCGCCCGCCGGAGATGATCATCTGGCTCAACCTGCTGGCGTTTGGCGGGCTGGAGGCGGTGTTCCTCTGGCCGCTGGTGCTCGGCCTCTACTGGCAGCGGGCCAACGCCACGGGTGCGCTAAGCTCAATGATAACCGGGGCCGCCAGCTACACGCTGCTGGCCAGCATTGACCTGCATATCGCCGGCCTGCACCCCATTGTTCCTTCGCTGCTGCTCAGCCTGCTAGCGTTTTATATCGGTAACCGGTTCGGAGAGGCGCCCGCGCGCCCGCATCCCGCTACCGGGCCACAACCTTAG
- the prmA gene encoding 50S ribosomal protein L11 methyltransferase, which produces MPWIQLKINTRGSDAESLGDALIESGAVSVTFQDTHDTPVFEPLPGETRLWGDTDVIGLYDAETDMKEVVAILSGSPLLGEGFAHRIEQLEDKDWEREWMDNFHPMRFGERLWICPSWRDVPDPEAVNVMLDPGLAFGTGTHPTTALCLQWLDGLDLAGKTVIDFGCGSGILAIAALKLGAARAIGIDIDPQAIQASRDNAQRNGVSERLELFLPQDQPADLSADVVVANILAGPLRELAPLIGCLPKQGGHLGLSGVLATQAESVSEAYRDLFTLDPVAEREEWCRITGTRR; this is translated from the coding sequence ATGCCTTGGATTCAACTGAAAATCAACACCCGCGGCAGTGACGCGGAGAGCCTGGGCGACGCCCTGATCGAGAGCGGCGCGGTGTCCGTCACCTTCCAGGACACCCACGACACGCCGGTGTTCGAGCCGCTGCCGGGCGAGACCCGCCTGTGGGGCGACACCGACGTCATCGGCCTGTATGACGCCGAAACGGACATGAAAGAGGTGGTCGCGATCCTCTCCGGCTCACCGCTGCTGGGCGAGGGCTTCGCCCACCGCATCGAGCAGCTCGAGGACAAGGATTGGGAGCGTGAGTGGATGGATAACTTCCACCCGATGCGCTTCGGTGAGCGCCTGTGGATCTGCCCGAGCTGGCGCGACGTGCCAGACCCGGAGGCGGTGAACGTGATGCTCGATCCGGGGCTGGCGTTCGGTACTGGCACCCACCCGACCACCGCGCTCTGCCTCCAGTGGCTCGACGGGCTGGATCTGGCTGGCAAGACGGTGATCGACTTCGGCTGTGGCTCCGGCATTCTGGCGATCGCTGCCCTGAAGCTGGGCGCGGCGCGCGCCATCGGCATCGACATCGATCCGCAGGCGATCCAGGCCAGCCGCGACAACGCACAGCGCAACGGCGTCTCGGAGCGTCTGGAGCTGTTCCTGCCGCAAGACCAGCCAGCAGACCTGAGCGCTGACGTGGTGGTGGCGAACATCCTCGCTGGCCCGCTGCGTGAGCTGGCCCCGCTGATTGGCTGCCTGCCGAAGCAGGGCGGCCACCTCGGCCTCTCCGGCGTGCTGGCAACGCAGGCGGAGAGCGTCTCCGAAGCCTACCGCGACCTGTTCACGCTGGATCCGGTGGCGGAGCGCGAGGAGTGGTGTCGCATCACGGGCACCCGCCGTTAA
- a CDS encoding carbonic anhydrase: MKHALFLAASLLATLPAVAADHTASSAPHWGYEGEGAPAHWGTLSQDFSLCEYGKNQSPIDIHDALKAHPRPLKVSYPKAPESMVNNGHTLQISVPEGNKVTLDGEAFRLQQFHFHAPSENTLNGESFPMEMHLVHKDADGEMAVVAVMFKLGKANPVLEALWQQMPQQVDQPVALTKALDLNGLLPHSLTHYRFSGSLTTPPCSEGVRWLVLKQPQTLSEAQLEKFKQLMHHNNNRPVQPLHGRVVVE, encoded by the coding sequence ATGAAACATGCACTGTTTTTGGCCGCCTCGTTGCTGGCCACCCTGCCCGCCGTCGCGGCGGATCACACGGCATCCAGCGCTCCGCACTGGGGTTATGAGGGCGAGGGCGCACCCGCGCACTGGGGCACCCTCTCCCAGGACTTTAGCCTGTGTGAGTACGGCAAAAACCAGTCACCCATCGACATCCATGACGCGCTCAAGGCGCACCCCCGCCCGCTGAAAGTGAGCTACCCGAAAGCCCCTGAGAGCATGGTCAACAATGGCCATACGCTGCAAATCTCCGTCCCCGAAGGGAACAAAGTGACGCTGGATGGCGAGGCGTTCCGCCTGCAACAGTTCCACTTCCACGCGCCAAGTGAAAACACCCTCAACGGTGAATCCTTCCCGATGGAGATGCATCTGGTGCACAAGGATGCCGATGGCGAAATGGCCGTGGTGGCGGTGATGTTCAAGCTCGGCAAGGCTAACCCGGTGCTGGAAGCCCTGTGGCAGCAGATGCCGCAGCAGGTTGACCAGCCGGTGGCCCTGACCAAGGCGCTCGATCTCAACGGCCTGCTGCCCCACTCCCTGACCCACTATCGCTTCTCCGGCTCGCTGACCACCCCGCCCTGCTCCGAGGGGGTACGCTGGCTGGTGCTGAAGCAGCCACAGACCCTCTCCGAGGCGCAGCTTGAGAAATTCAAACAGTTGATGCACCACAACAATAACCGTCCGGTGCAGCCGCTGCATGGCCGGGTGGTGGTGGAGTAA
- the dusB gene encoding tRNA dihydrouridine synthase DusB has translation MRIGHHQLTNCLIAAPMAGVTDRPFRALCHAMGAGMTVSEMLSSNPEVWRTDKSRLRMVHDDEPGIRTVQIAGSEPEDMAAAARINVANGAQIIDINMGCPAKKVNRKLAGSALLQYPDLVKRILHTVVNAVDVPVTLKIRTGWAPDHRNCVEIAQLAEDCGIQALTIHGRTRACLFNGDAEYDSIRTVKQTVSIPVIANGDITDPHKARAVLDYTGADALMIGRAAQGRPWIFREIQHYLDTGELLPPMPLGEVRRLMIEHVRELHGFYGPGKGFRIARKHVSWYLQENAPNDQFRRSFNAIEEASEQLEALEAYFENLSVKKELTELCSNNA, from the coding sequence ATGCGCATTGGACACCACCAACTCACTAATTGCCTGATTGCCGCCCCCATGGCCGGTGTAACTGACCGCCCGTTTCGCGCGCTTTGTCACGCGATGGGTGCGGGGATGACGGTTTCTGAAATGCTCTCTTCCAATCCGGAAGTGTGGCGGACAGATAAATCGCGTTTGCGCATGGTACACGACGATGAACCCGGGATTCGTACCGTGCAGATTGCCGGCAGCGAACCGGAGGATATGGCGGCGGCCGCCAGAATCAACGTGGCAAATGGTGCCCAAATCATCGATATCAATATGGGTTGCCCGGCCAAGAAAGTGAACCGCAAACTGGCAGGCTCTGCACTCTTGCAGTACCCCGATCTGGTCAAACGGATCCTTCACACCGTGGTTAACGCGGTCGATGTGCCAGTTACGCTGAAAATTCGCACTGGTTGGGCGCCGGACCACCGTAACTGTGTAGAAATTGCCCAATTGGCTGAAGATTGTGGTATTCAGGCCCTGACCATTCATGGCCGGACCCGCGCCTGCCTGTTTAATGGCGACGCAGAGTACGACAGCATTCGGACAGTTAAGCAGACTGTCTCCATTCCGGTTATCGCGAATGGCGACATTACTGACCCGCATAAAGCCAGGGCTGTGCTCGACTATACGGGGGCAGATGCCCTGATGATAGGCCGCGCGGCCCAGGGGAGACCCTGGATCTTCCGGGAAATCCAGCATTATCTGGACACTGGGGAGCTGCTTCCACCGATGCCGCTTGGCGAGGTGAGGCGCTTGATGATCGAGCATGTACGGGAATTGCACGGCTTTTATGGGCCCGGCAAGGGATTCCGCATCGCTCGTAAGCACGTATCCTGGTATCTCCAGGAGAACGCCCCGAATGACCAGTTTCGGCGCTCATTCAACGCTATAGAGGAAGCCAGCGAACAGCTGGAGGCGTTGGAAGCATATTTCGAAAATCTTAGCGTAAAAAAAGAGCTGACAGAACTATGTTCGAACAACGCGTGA
- the fis gene encoding DNA-binding transcriptional regulator Fis, translating into MFEQRVNSDVLTVSTVNSQDQVTQKPLRDSVKQALKNYFAQLNGQDVNDLYELVLAEVEQPLLDMVMQYTRGNQTRAALMMGINRGTLRKKLKKYGMN; encoded by the coding sequence ATGTTCGAACAACGCGTGAATTCTGACGTACTGACCGTTTCTACCGTTAACTCCCAGGATCAGGTGACTCAAAAGCCCCTGCGTGATTCGGTTAAACAAGCACTGAAGAACTATTTCGCTCAACTGAATGGTCAGGACGTGAATGACCTGTATGAGCTGGTATTGGCTGAAGTTGAACAGCCCCTGTTGGACATGGTGATGCAATACACCCGTGGCAACCAGACCCGTGCAGCCCTGATGATGGGCATCAACCGCGGCACCCTGCGCAAAAAATTGAAAAAATATGGCATGAACTGA
- the lpxP gene encoding kdo(2)-lipid IV(A) palmitoleoyltransferase: MKNPQKFSRALLHPRYWTTWFGLGVLFLLVQLPYPLLHRLGIWMGRTSMRFLKRRVSITRRNLQLCFPEMCPELLERKVVSNFESLGMGLIETGMAWFWSDRRVKRWFNVNGLHNLKSAQQDQRGVLVIGIHFMSLELGGRAMGLCQPMMAMYRPHNNKAMEVAQTWGRMRSNKAMLDRKDLRGMVHALKRGEAVWFAPDQDYGPRGSVFAPLFAVDQAATTSGTFMLARLAKPALVPVVLVRREDGRGYELLIQPALQDYPMDDELAAAAYMNRIVEREIMRAPEQYMWLHRRFKTRPAGTPSLY, encoded by the coding sequence ATGAAAAACCCGCAAAAATTTTCCCGCGCCCTGCTGCACCCACGTTACTGGACGACCTGGTTTGGGCTGGGCGTGCTGTTCCTGCTGGTGCAACTTCCCTACCCGCTGTTGCACCGTCTGGGCATCTGGATGGGCCGCACCTCGATGCGCTTTTTGAAGCGCCGCGTCTCCATCACCCGCCGCAACCTGCAACTCTGCTTCCCAGAGATGTGCCCGGAGCTGCTGGAGCGCAAAGTAGTCAGCAACTTTGAGTCACTCGGCATGGGGCTGATTGAGACTGGCATGGCATGGTTCTGGTCCGATCGCCGCGTCAAACGCTGGTTCAACGTCAACGGCCTGCACAACCTGAAGAGCGCACAGCAAGACCAGCGCGGCGTGCTAGTGATTGGCATCCACTTTATGTCACTGGAGTTGGGCGGCCGGGCGATGGGCCTCTGCCAGCCGATGATGGCGATGTACCGCCCGCACAATAACAAGGCGATGGAAGTGGCGCAGACCTGGGGCCGTATGCGCTCTAACAAGGCGATGCTGGATCGCAAAGACCTGCGCGGCATGGTGCACGCCCTCAAGCGCGGCGAAGCGGTATGGTTCGCGCCGGATCAGGACTACGGCCCGCGTGGCAGCGTGTTTGCGCCGCTGTTCGCCGTTGATCAGGCCGCCACCACCAGCGGCACCTTTATGCTGGCGCGTCTAGCGAAGCCAGCGCTGGTGCCGGTGGTGCTGGTGCGCCGCGAGGATGGGCGCGGCTATGAGCTGCTGATCCAGCCAGCGTTGCAGGACTACCCGATGGATGACGAGCTGGCCGCCGCTGCCTACATGAACCGCATTGTGGAGCGCGAAATCATGCGCGCGCCGGAGCAGTACATGTGGCTGCATCGCCGCTTCAAAACCCGCCCGGCGGGCACGCCTTCGCTCTACTGA
- a CDS encoding amino acid ABC transporter substrate-binding protein, with product MKKMMLSTLIAAASLFAAANTAQAGATLDAVQKKGFIQCGISDGLPGFSYADASGKFSGLDVDLCRGVAAAVFGDANKVKYTPLTAKERFTALQSGEVDILSRNTTWTSSRDGGMGMIFAGVNYYDGIGFLTHQKAGLKSAKELDGATVCIQAGTDTELNVADFFKANNMQFTPVTFDRSDESAKALDSGRCDTLASDQSQLYALRIKLGKPDEFIVLPEVISKEPLGPVVRRGDEDWLAIVRWTLFAMLNAEEMGVTSANVDQMAANPKTPDMAHLLGKEGSYGKDLKLPNDWAVKIVKQVGNYGEVFERNVGMGSELKIKRGLNALWNQGGIQYAPAVR from the coding sequence ATGAAAAAAATGATGCTTTCCACACTCATTGCCGCTGCCTCCCTCTTTGCGGCAGCCAACACGGCGCAGGCGGGCGCCACGCTGGACGCCGTGCAGAAAAAGGGCTTCATTCAATGCGGCATCAGTGACGGCCTGCCGGGCTTCTCCTACGCCGACGCCAGCGGCAAGTTCTCCGGGCTGGATGTCGATCTCTGCCGTGGCGTGGCCGCGGCGGTGTTCGGCGACGCCAATAAGGTGAAGTACACCCCGCTCACCGCGAAAGAGCGTTTCACCGCGCTGCAATCCGGTGAGGTGGACATCCTGTCGCGCAACACCACCTGGACCTCCTCCCGCGACGGCGGCATGGGCATGATCTTCGCTGGCGTCAACTACTATGACGGCATCGGCTTCCTGACCCACCAGAAGGCCGGGCTGAAGAGCGCCAAGGAGCTGGATGGCGCCACCGTCTGCATCCAGGCGGGCACCGACACCGAACTGAACGTGGCGGACTTCTTCAAGGCCAATAACATGCAGTTCACACCGGTCACCTTTGACCGCTCCGACGAGAGTGCCAAGGCGCTGGACTCCGGCCGCTGCGACACCCTGGCTTCGGATCAGTCACAGCTCTACGCCCTGCGCATCAAGCTCGGCAAGCCGGATGAGTTCATCGTGCTGCCAGAGGTGATCTCGAAAGAGCCGCTCGGGCCGGTGGTGCGCCGTGGTGATGAGGATTGGCTGGCGATCGTGCGCTGGACGCTGTTCGCGATGCTGAACGCCGAGGAGATGGGCGTCACCTCCGCCAACGTTGACCAGATGGCCGCCAACCCGAAAACCCCGGACATGGCGCACCTGCTGGGCAAAGAGGGCAGCTATGGCAAGGATTTGAAACTGCCGAACGACTGGGCGGTGAAGATCGTCAAGCAGGTCGGCAACTATGGCGAAGTGTTTGAGCGCAACGTCGGGATGGGCAGCGAGCTGAAGATCAAGCGCGGCCTGAACGCCCTATGGAACCAGGGCGGCATCCAGTACGCACCGGCGGTACGTTAA